A genomic segment from Thermus tengchongensis encodes:
- a CDS encoding nucleotidyltransferase family protein: MRKMPEVSPELEGLLARLQAAKAELRERYGVKEMAVFGSYARGENRTTSDLDLLVEFERVPGLLKFLELEEYLSQLLGVRVDLVRKASVREELRRTILEEAVPV, from the coding sequence ATGCCTGAGGTTTCCCCCGAGCTGGAAGGCTTGCTGGCCCGCCTCCAAGCGGCCAAGGCGGAGCTTAGGGAGCGCTACGGGGTCAAGGAGATGGCCGTCTTCGGCTCCTATGCCCGGGGGGAGAACCGGACCACGAGCGATCTGGACCTCCTGGTGGAGTTTGAGCGCGTGCCCGGCCTCCTCAAGTTTCTGGAGTTGGAGGAATACCTTTCCCAGCTGTTGGGCGTCCGGGTGGACCTGGTGCGGAAGGCTTCGGTACGCGAGGAACTTCGGCGAACCATCCTGGAGGAGGCGGTCCCCGTTTGA